From a region of the Basfia succiniciproducens genome:
- a CDS encoding nuclear transport factor 2 family protein, protein MTNIEQLIERQALKDLVDTFSNLADEKNVAAQMPLFTEDAIVNTYIGGELVFEMAGRAQIEQVFSDYLAPFHAVYHLNGQHTVTFQDETNATAINYCQVALVSKQDGKEMLLSHYVRYNDTYTKQGGKWLIAKRIANFMISENRELGVTA, encoded by the coding sequence ATGACAAACATCGAACAACTTATCGAACGCCAAGCATTAAAAGATTTAGTGGATACTTTCTCAAATCTTGCCGATGAAAAAAACGTGGCTGCACAAATGCCGTTATTTACCGAAGATGCTATCGTAAATACCTATATCGGCGGCGAATTGGTATTTGAAATGGCAGGACGTGCGCAGATCGAACAAGTATTTAGCGACTACCTTGCGCCATTCCATGCGGTTTACCACCTGAACGGTCAGCATACGGTGACTTTCCAAGATGAAACCAATGCAACGGCAATCAACTATTGTCAGGTCGCCTTAGTCAGCAAACAAGACGGCAAGGAAATGTTATTAAGTCACTACGTTCGCTACAACGATACTTATACCAAACAAGGCGGTAAATGGTTAATCGCCAAACGTATTGCGAATTTTATGATTAGTGAAAATCGTGAACTTGGCGTAACGGCTTAA
- a CDS encoding transposase, with protein sequence MKKSEYRRRTHLRLPFYDYSQYGCYFVTICAKNRFFLFGQIVNGEMQLNEIGKIVKIELLNLLHIYPNSLILDYVIMPNHLHFIWFNQDDIALSRVIKSFKGNAVTQYRHFIYANKREYKPLWQRSFYEHIIRDDKDYERIADYIENNPLQWELDRFYNQ encoded by the coding sequence ATGAAAAAATCAGAATACCGCCGTCGTACACATTTACGCTTACCGTTTTATGATTATTCTCAATATGGTTGTTATTTTGTAACTATATGTGCTAAAAATAGATTTTTTTTATTTGGTCAGATCGTAAATGGGGAAATGCAACTAAATGAGATTGGAAAAATTGTCAAAATAGAGTTATTAAATTTACTCCATATATATCCCAATAGCCTTATTCTTGATTATGTTATTATGCCGAATCACTTACATTTTATTTGGTTTAATCAAGATGATATTGCTTTATCTCGAGTGATAAAAAGCTTTAAAGGTAATGCGGTTACGCAATATCGCCATTTTATATATGCAAATAAACGGGAATATAAGCCTTTATGGCAACGTAGTTTTTATGAACATATTATTCGAGATGATAAAGACTATGAGCGAATTGCCGATTATATAGAAAATAATCCATTACAATGGGAATTGGATCGATTTTATAATCAATAG
- a CDS encoding alpha/beta hydrolase codes for MMKKSLFLTALSLAILTGCQNVGSQALQIEKQGSFTVGGSYVTHKGTFKQENFIAPEGQRAYGDFAYVKYQTPTNAKKYPLVFQHGGAQSSRTWESTVDGREGFDTLFLRKGYSTYLVDQPRSGKSNLSTKAITADTPWASNPMYADKTFWILSRMGHYDSHNQPVANAQFPAGEAAYQAFQQAWTIGSGPLDNDLNADVLTQLVDQTKGAILVTHSMGGTIGWRTALRTDNVKAIVAWEPGGTPFIFPENEMPKITKARFEALSGAAMGVPMNEFLKLTKIPIVLYYGDYIRVGSDNVGEDKWGTELAMAKQFVATINKHGGDATLVHLPEIGIKGNSHFLMGEKNNQQLADLMADWLKQKGLDK; via the coding sequence ATGATGAAAAAATCGTTATTTTTGACCGCACTTTCACTTGCGATACTAACCGGTTGTCAAAATGTCGGCTCGCAAGCCTTACAGATTGAAAAACAAGGCAGTTTCACTGTGGGCGGCAGCTATGTCACCCACAAAGGCACCTTCAAACAGGAAAACTTTATTGCCCCTGAAGGGCAACGGGCCTACGGTGATTTTGCTTATGTGAAATATCAAACCCCGACTAATGCGAAAAAATATCCGTTAGTCTTCCAACACGGCGGCGCACAATCTTCCCGTACTTGGGAAAGCACGGTGGACGGGCGTGAAGGCTTTGATACGCTGTTTTTGCGTAAAGGCTACAGCACCTATTTAGTCGATCAGCCTCGCAGCGGTAAATCCAATCTATCCACCAAAGCGATTACAGCGGACACACCTTGGGCAAGCAATCCAATGTATGCGGATAAAACCTTCTGGATTTTATCGCGCATGGGACATTACGACAGCCATAACCAACCTGTCGCTAATGCGCAATTTCCCGCAGGCGAAGCCGCTTATCAAGCATTCCAACAGGCTTGGACGATTGGTTCAGGCCCCTTGGATAACGATTTAAACGCCGATGTATTAACTCAGTTAGTCGATCAAACCAAAGGGGCGATCTTAGTTACTCACTCTATGGGCGGCACCATCGGCTGGCGTACCGCATTACGCACCGATAACGTGAAAGCGATTGTCGCTTGGGAACCAGGCGGCACACCGTTTATCTTCCCGGAAAACGAAATGCCAAAAATCACCAAAGCCCGTTTTGAAGCCTTAAGCGGCGCCGCAATGGGCGTACCGATGAATGAATTTCTGAAGCTGACCAAAATCCCGATTGTGCTGTATTACGGCGATTATATTCGGGTTGGATCTGACAATGTCGGCGAAGACAAATGGGGAACCGAACTTGCGATGGCAAAACAGTTTGTGGCAACCATCAACAAACACGGCGGCGACGCTACGCTAGTCCATTTACCCGAAATCGGTATTAAAGGAAACTCTCACTTCTTAATGGGCGAGAAAAACAACCAACAGTTAGCCGATTTAATGGCGGATTGGTTGAAACAGAAAGGGTTGGATAAGTAA